Proteins from one Xenopus tropicalis strain Nigerian chromosome 1, UCB_Xtro_10.0, whole genome shotgun sequence genomic window:
- the hmx1 gene encoding homeobox protein HMX1, translating into MPDDSTEPQSTTTTARVSSFFIENLLGTESKEEKKRKGADSGHHAQPSELTGGHFSSLCCQISPYHYSYPLRENTMEWYRRAQATYIGCTSPDTSDRDSPEIAEAGEGPGRGLRKHSESPGERREDYACKEEEEEEEKAEQDSDQRSSRKKKTRTVFSRSQVFQLESTFDMKRYLSSSERAGLAASLHLTETQVKIWFQNRRNKWKRQLAADLEAANISHTSQRIVRVPILYHENSAATSMGFNLPHVSPALVGFSSPVNYPLASIPNSVPFIRSQMTGLV; encoded by the exons ATGCCCGATGACTCCACGGAACCCCAGAGCACCACCACCACTGCCAGGGTGTCTTCTTTCTTCATCGAGAATCTCCTGGGCACCGAATCCAAGGAGGAGAAGAAGCGCAAAGGGGCAGACTCTGGGCACCATGCACAGCCCTCTGAGCTCACAGGCGGCCATTTCAGCTCCTTGTGCTGCCAGATCTCTCCGTATCACTACAGCTATCCTCTCAGGGAGAACACCATGGAGTGGTACCGGAGGGCACAGGCCACTTACATAGGATGCACTAGCCCAGACA CAAGCGACAGAGATTCCCCAGAGATCGCAGAAGCAGGCGAGGGCCCCGGCAGGGGGCTAAGGAAGCACAGTGAGAGCCcgggagaaaggagagaagacTATGCAtgtaaggaggaggaggaggaggaggagaaggcagAACAGGACTCAGACCAGAGATCTTCCCGCAAGAAGAAGACCCGCACGGTGTTCAGTAGGAGCCAAGTGTTCCAGCTGGAGTCCACTTTTGACATGAAAAGGTACCTGAGCAGCTCGGAAAGGGCCGGCCTGGCGGCCTCCCTGCACCTCACAGAGACCCAAGTTAAAATCTGGTTTCAGAACCGAAGGAACAAATGGAAAAGGCAACTGGCTGCGGATCTAGAGGCTGCAAACATCTCCCACACCTCCCAAAGGATAGTCAGGGTCCCCATTCTGTACCATGAGAACTCAGCCGCCACCTCCATGGGCTTCAACTTGCCCCATGTCTCCCCGGCACTAGTCGGCTTCTCCAGCCCAGTGAACTACCCCCTGGCCTCCATCCCAAACTCCGTGCCCTTTATACGATCGCAGATGACCGGACTTGTTTGA